In Amycolatopsis coloradensis, one genomic interval encodes:
- a CDS encoding MerR family transcriptional regulator, with the protein MSWSTRELAELAGTTLKTVRYYHRIGLLDEPERAHNGYKRYRVEHLVRLLRIRRLVDLGVPLSEIPAMADSDERTEQTLRALDEELRASIERQQRMRDELALILRRRSLVDLPPGFDGNVEGMTEEERSLMMIFSTVLDAATMASLHALQPASRPAVQTEFDELPADADDATRQRIAEALAPVARDQYEAQPGLLDAKTWKALTKPVVLHGVVDLYNPAQLDVLQRVNALLDLNPPEATS; encoded by the coding sequence ATGTCCTGGAGCACACGGGAGCTGGCGGAACTGGCCGGCACGACGCTGAAGACCGTCCGCTACTACCACCGGATCGGGTTGCTCGACGAGCCGGAACGAGCGCACAACGGATACAAGCGGTACCGGGTCGAGCATCTGGTCCGGTTGCTGCGGATCCGGCGGCTGGTGGACCTAGGGGTACCGCTGTCCGAAATCCCTGCGATGGCGGACTCGGACGAACGCACGGAGCAGACACTGCGCGCGCTGGACGAGGAACTCCGGGCGAGTATCGAACGGCAGCAGCGGATGCGCGACGAATTGGCCTTGATCCTGCGCCGCCGCAGCCTGGTGGACCTGCCACCGGGCTTCGACGGGAACGTCGAGGGCATGACGGAGGAGGAACGGTCGTTGATGATGATCTTTTCGACCGTGCTGGACGCGGCCACGATGGCTTCGCTGCACGCGCTCCAACCGGCGTCCCGGCCCGCTGTCCAGACGGAGTTCGACGAACTGCCCGCGGACGCCGACGACGCGACGAGGCAGCGCATCGCCGAGGCCCTCGCGCCGGTCGCCCGCGACCAGTACGAAGCCCAGCCCGGGTTGCTGGACGCGAAGACGTGGAAGGCCCTCACCAAACCGGTCGTCCTCCACGGCGTGGTGGATCTGTACAACCCGGCCCAGCTCGACGTTCTGCAGCGCGTGAACGCCCTCCTCGACCTCAACCCACCGGAAGCGACGTCCTGA
- a CDS encoding VOC family protein: MNIDRIQFLTVPVSDQVKARDFYVGKLGFDLLVDVSGPHGPFVMVGPKGAATGIVLVDRAVGDLDPDTRVHFQLSTADVDADIAELRTQGVEVGDAEEVPWGRVTSLKDPDGNAMGLLEPSSYGNWPR, from the coding sequence ATGAACATCGACCGCATCCAGTTCCTCACCGTGCCGGTCTCCGATCAGGTGAAAGCGCGGGACTTCTACGTCGGCAAGCTGGGATTCGACCTGCTCGTCGACGTCAGTGGCCCGCACGGTCCGTTCGTCATGGTCGGCCCCAAGGGGGCGGCCACCGGGATCGTCCTCGTGGACCGCGCCGTCGGCGACCTGGACCCTGACACACGCGTGCACTTCCAGCTGAGCACCGCCGACGTCGATGCCGACATCGCCGAACTCCGTACTCAAGGCGTCGAGGTCGGCGACGCGGAGGAGGTGCCGTGGGGTCGCGTGACCTCCCTGAAGGACCCCGACGGCAACGCGATGGGCCTACTCGAACCCTCGAGTTACGGGAACTGGCCGCGCTAG
- a CDS encoding alpha/beta hydrolase produces MGLAVILGLTAPLFTAPSGAAGPAPGLAWAACPEDVKVPAGIVLQCATVPVPLDYRLPEGERIDVMISRLASTKPAARRGVLMLNPGGPGGPGLSFPADLASHGMPASVLDGYDVIGMDTRGIGHSTPVSCGFTSEQEYLGNIPPYAVDEAAVAEQAKIAKGVAAQCAANDKDGRLRHISTANMARDLDRIRAALGEEKASFLGYSYGSALGAAYASMFPEKSDRVVLDSNVGDTHLNREGLRRFGLGAEEAFPDFAKWVAARHESYGLGRTAAEVRRTYFALAEKLDKTAVNGLDGRLFRLATFAGLYGKTRYAQTAQWWQSVRDGDQAAAERVAAEAKRLSLAATPSPTDNAWSVFLAVTCNDVAWPSEMRTYQRGVAEDRERYPLFGAAGANILPCAFWPYAPTEPPVAVKGKGPENVLVVQNRRDPVTPLRGGQLIDEKFGDRSRLVTVDAGGHGVYVLGGNACALNTTTDFLISGKLPKRDVYCR; encoded by the coding sequence GTGGGCCTGGCGGTGATCCTCGGCCTCACGGCGCCGCTGTTCACGGCGCCGTCCGGGGCGGCCGGACCCGCGCCGGGCCTGGCGTGGGCCGCATGTCCCGAGGACGTGAAGGTGCCCGCGGGCATCGTGCTGCAGTGCGCCACGGTGCCGGTGCCACTGGACTACCGGTTGCCGGAGGGTGAGCGGATCGACGTCATGATCTCCCGGCTGGCCAGCACGAAACCGGCGGCGCGGCGAGGCGTGCTCATGCTGAACCCGGGCGGCCCGGGTGGGCCGGGGTTGTCGTTCCCCGCTGATCTGGCCTCGCACGGCATGCCCGCGAGTGTCCTGGACGGCTACGACGTGATCGGCATGGACACCAGAGGCATCGGGCACTCGACGCCGGTGAGCTGCGGATTCACGTCGGAGCAGGAGTACCTGGGCAACATCCCGCCGTACGCGGTGGACGAAGCGGCCGTCGCCGAACAGGCGAAGATCGCGAAAGGCGTGGCCGCGCAGTGTGCCGCGAACGACAAGGACGGCAGGCTGCGGCACATCTCCACGGCGAACATGGCGAGGGACCTCGACCGGATCCGGGCCGCGCTCGGCGAGGAGAAGGCCAGTTTTCTGGGGTATTCGTACGGTTCCGCGCTCGGTGCGGCGTACGCGTCGATGTTCCCTGAGAAGTCCGACCGGGTAGTGCTCGACAGCAACGTCGGCGACACCCACCTCAACCGCGAGGGGCTGCGCAGGTTCGGGCTCGGCGCCGAGGAGGCCTTCCCGGACTTCGCGAAGTGGGTGGCGGCACGGCATGAGTCGTACGGCCTCGGCCGTACCGCCGCCGAAGTGCGCAGGACGTACTTCGCGCTCGCGGAGAAGCTCGACAAGACCGCGGTGAACGGCCTCGACGGGCGTTTGTTCCGGCTGGCCACCTTCGCGGGCCTTTACGGGAAGACGCGGTACGCGCAGACCGCGCAGTGGTGGCAGTCGGTCCGTGACGGTGACCAGGCGGCGGCGGAACGCGTCGCCGCCGAAGCGAAGCGCCTGTCCCTGGCGGCCACGCCGTCGCCGACGGACAACGCGTGGTCGGTGTTCCTCGCGGTGACGTGCAATGACGTCGCGTGGCCATCGGAAATGCGCACCTATCAGCGGGGTGTGGCCGAAGACCGCGAGCGGTACCCCCTCTTCGGCGCCGCCGGAGCGAACATCCTGCCGTGCGCGTTCTGGCCTTACGCGCCGACCGAACCCCCGGTGGCGGTCAAGGGCAAGGGGCCGGAGAACGTGCTGGTCGTCCAGAATCGGCGGGACCCCGTGACACCGCTGCGGGGCGGGCAGCTGATCGACGAGAAGTTCGGTGACCGGTCGCGGCTGGTGACCGTGGACGCCGGTGGCCACGGCGTGTACGTCCTCGGCGGCAACGCCTGCGCGCTGAACACCACGACGGACTTCCTGATCTCCGGGAAGCTGCCGAAGCGCGACGTGTACTGCAGGTGA
- a CDS encoding SRPBCC domain-containing protein produces the protein MHVDQFLAHPPRKVWRALTEPQLLERWLRMPNDIKPVVGHRFELLADPVPAAGFAGGPVACEVLAVEPERLLSISWGPEWTVTWRLEPEGRGTRLFLSHEGFDPDDEFQRMSRRIMGGGWRTGVPKALARVLDEMPDG, from the coding sequence GTGCACGTCGACCAGTTCCTGGCGCATCCTCCGCGCAAGGTGTGGCGCGCGCTGACCGAACCGCAGCTGCTCGAACGCTGGCTGCGGATGCCGAACGACATCAAACCCGTTGTGGGACATCGGTTCGAACTGCTCGCCGACCCGGTTCCCGCCGCCGGGTTCGCGGGCGGCCCGGTCGCCTGCGAGGTGCTGGCCGTGGAGCCGGAGCGGTTGCTCAGCATCAGCTGGGGTCCGGAGTGGACGGTCACCTGGAGGCTCGAACCCGAGGGGCGTGGGACGCGGCTGTTCCTCAGCCACGAGGGCTTCGACCCGGACGACGAGTTCCAGCGGATGTCGCGCCGGATCATGGGCGGTGGCTGGCGCACCGGAGTCCCGAAGGCGCTGGCGCGCGTATTGGATGAGATGCCGGACGGCTAA
- a CDS encoding TetR/AcrR family transcriptional regulator, whose amino-acid sequence MTDEKPLRADARRNRTRVLEAAERVFTAKGTSAPTEEVAREAGVGVGTVFRHFPTKEALLEAVLFARLHRFVDEAEATVAVESPDPGATFFGFLTGWIEMAGAKNAYFEALSAAGVTVPSAGSVIGARLKDALGVLLGRAQDTGDVRKDIGVDELIAVIIGTAKAAEHAGPEFRARTICVLFDGLRPRQA is encoded by the coding sequence GTGACGGACGAGAAACCGCTCCGAGCCGATGCCCGCCGTAACCGCACGCGGGTGTTGGAGGCCGCGGAGCGCGTCTTCACGGCCAAAGGCACCAGTGCGCCGACCGAAGAAGTCGCCCGCGAAGCAGGCGTCGGGGTCGGCACTGTATTCCGGCACTTTCCGACGAAGGAAGCGCTGCTGGAGGCTGTGCTCTTCGCGCGTCTGCACCGCTTCGTCGACGAAGCGGAGGCCACGGTGGCCGTCGAGTCGCCCGACCCTGGCGCCACGTTCTTCGGCTTCCTGACCGGCTGGATCGAGATGGCGGGTGCCAAGAACGCCTATTTCGAAGCGCTGTCAGCGGCCGGGGTCACCGTCCCGTCGGCCGGGTCAGTCATCGGCGCGCGGCTGAAAGACGCACTCGGCGTCCTGCTCGGCAGGGCACAGGACACCGGCGACGTCCGCAAGGACATCGGCGTTGACGAACTGATCGCGGTGATCATCGGAACGGCGAAGGCGGCGGAGCATGCCGGGCCCGAATTCCGGGCCCGGACGATCTGCGTCCTCTTCGACGGGCTTCGGCCGCGTCAGGCGTAG
- a CDS encoding metalloregulator ArsR/SmtB family transcription factor, with protein MPVNDDVFAALANPARREVLGILLDGPRAAGEIAERFDMRRPSLSEHLRVLREAGLVREERQGRNRVYSLEAAPLQEVSDWLSPYERYWRGKLGNLRDLLDEEDF; from the coding sequence GTGCCGGTCAACGACGACGTTTTCGCCGCGCTCGCCAACCCGGCCCGCCGCGAAGTTCTCGGCATCCTTCTCGACGGTCCACGAGCGGCGGGGGAGATCGCCGAACGGTTCGACATGCGGCGGCCGAGCCTGTCGGAACACCTTCGCGTGCTGCGTGAAGCCGGGCTCGTCCGTGAAGAGAGGCAGGGCCGCAACCGCGTCTACTCTCTTGAGGCCGCGCCGCTGCAAGAGGTCTCCGACTGGCTTTCGCCGTACGAGCGGTACTGGCGCGGCAAACTGGGCAACCTGCGCGACCTGCTGGACGAGGAGGACTTCTGA
- a CDS encoding SGNH/GDSL hydrolase family protein, producing MSKRLVSLGDSFTEGVGDEDPSSPNGVRGWADRVASTLAANHQDFRYANLAIRGKLLGQVLAEQLDPALALNPDLVTLYAGGNDLMRPKVDIDALIDDYDAAVGKVVATGARVILFTGVDGVEDALFRRIRGRVAIYNEHVRGVAVRHGALLVDMWAMRQLRDRRLWAPDRLHLNSLGHNEIAIAVLEALGEPHKLTPAELGPRPLLSPQARRTENLQWGKEHAVPWIKRRLRGESSGDSLAPKRPTMEPYA from the coding sequence ATGAGCAAGCGCTTAGTCAGTCTCGGAGACTCCTTCACCGAGGGTGTCGGTGACGAAGACCCGTCGTCGCCCAATGGCGTCCGGGGCTGGGCCGACCGCGTCGCGAGTACCCTCGCGGCCAACCACCAGGACTTCCGTTACGCGAACCTCGCGATCCGCGGCAAGCTCCTCGGGCAGGTTCTCGCCGAGCAACTCGACCCGGCACTCGCGCTGAACCCGGATCTCGTGACGCTGTACGCCGGCGGCAACGACCTGATGCGGCCGAAGGTCGACATCGACGCCCTCATCGACGACTACGACGCCGCGGTCGGCAAGGTGGTCGCCACGGGTGCGCGGGTCATCCTCTTCACCGGTGTAGACGGCGTCGAGGACGCGTTGTTCCGCAGGATCCGGGGCCGGGTCGCGATCTACAACGAGCACGTCCGCGGCGTCGCGGTGCGGCACGGGGCACTGCTGGTGGACATGTGGGCGATGCGGCAGCTGCGGGACAGGCGACTGTGGGCTCCCGACCGCTTGCACCTGAACTCGTTGGGGCACAACGAGATCGCCATCGCCGTCCTCGAAGCTCTCGGTGAACCGCACAAGCTGACTCCCGCCGAACTCGGACCGCGGCCGCTGCTGAGCCCGCAGGCGCGGCGCACCGAGAACCTCCAGTGGGGCAAGGAGCACGCTGTCCCGTGGATCAAACGCAGGCTGCGTGGGGAGTCTTCGGGCGACTCGCTCGCACCGAAGCGGCCGACGATGGAGCCCTACGCCTGA
- a CDS encoding HAD-IC family P-type ATPase, whose amino-acid sequence MRRTDLETVDVLGVAFPKPSRTLGRVARGLAGLALLPLEGIPGRGPRRAVWSCPGRLYIETHGVKGPDGAPVARRVERALTEIPGVRWAQVNAPTSRVVVAVEDPGPRRLELVRAVERAEAEPASEAERVEEDELHHPADGTMATRLPSTLAADAAGLMLSVASKIMPWAPLPTEVAALASLVDLHPRLRALADRKLRGRERADSATSIGAALVHGLAARSEGTVLDIMVRGTQWREAKAHQRAWCEAESRLVGQREHAGADSVVSERPRPLPESAVDRHARRSITAGAAAAAATLPFVGPRRAAAVGISALPKAPSNGAAAFSAQLGQVLARRGALVMDRSVLRGLDLLDTIVIDTTALGAGANVLSDLVPLPGGDPVDLTAAAFALFDPEKPEVVRRDGEWTLGPVEDLDGGEGFPDRQRMLDQGAHMVLGLVRDGNPAGLLAVAQERSPDVDALASAAEAAGVRVVQTDGEVVLDAVRELQAEGRVVMLVSDDRRALGASDCGVGVHEDGTPPPWGAHVLIGRDIGTAVLLAEAITAAKAVVRDSTMFATAASGIGGVTALSARRRPAASGLRAVNAGALMAFGDGIWRARTLTGERKAPFSGRVAPPWHLMPADLVLDRLGSGPRGLDEREARRRAPADRPGAERGAGTSIAKAFMAELANPLTPVLAGGAAVSAAVGSPVDAALVAGIVGVSALIGSAQQVHTDRALAGLFERSATVTTVVRDGAERQIVADALVLGDVVSLRSGDVVPADCRVLEATGAELDESSLTGESLPVPKTPAPVVAAELAERASMLYEGTTVAAGKVSAVVVATGDETEVGRGMAAARGAAPETGVEARLASLTKQALPVAVGSAAAVAGAGLIRGVPLRQSVGAAVNLAVASVPEGLPFLVNAAQLAAARRLAEHGALVRNPRTIEALGRVDVLCFDKTGTLTEGKLSVNRIDDGRATASVSRLRKSHRSVLAAAVRATPRAENPEELPHHTDQAVLEGGITAGVDAGGWEKTGAVPFESSRGFHATNGKLGERHVVCVKGAPETVLPLCTRHGDRPMSAGVRSRLEKRVGRLAAAGHRVLAVAERTVSTKDLSEDDVADLRLLGFIALADPVRDSAAPAADRLREAGVRTVMITGDHPATGEAVSEEITGRNGDTKVLTGARIEELADEELDRELADVDVIARCSPAQKVRIIQAYQRGGRVVAMTGDGANDAPAIRLADVGIALGQRGTAAARAAADLVVTDDRLETIVAALVEGRAMWASVREALGILLGGNLGEIAFTVLGSAVTGRSPLTARQLLLMNLLTDLAPALAIALSRPDGESVPELLREGPSASLGNALRRDITTRAVTTTLGASTAWTLARLTGRRRRASTIALVSLIGTQLGQTLAVGGRDGTVLAAGLGSAALLAILVQTPGVSQFFGCTPLGPVGWGIALGSAGTATVGGLLLGRREVEAPDRVRSPELA is encoded by the coding sequence ATGCGGCGGACGGACCTGGAGACCGTGGACGTGCTGGGTGTCGCCTTCCCCAAACCGTCGCGGACGCTGGGGCGGGTCGCCCGGGGGCTGGCCGGGCTGGCACTTCTGCCGCTGGAGGGAATCCCGGGACGCGGACCGCGGCGGGCGGTCTGGTCGTGTCCCGGCAGGCTCTACATCGAGACCCACGGCGTGAAAGGACCCGACGGCGCCCCTGTCGCCCGGCGGGTGGAACGAGCCTTGACGGAGATCCCCGGTGTGCGATGGGCACAGGTGAACGCGCCGACGTCGCGAGTCGTCGTCGCGGTCGAGGATCCGGGGCCCCGGCGTCTGGAGCTGGTCCGCGCGGTCGAACGAGCCGAGGCGGAGCCCGCTTCCGAAGCCGAGCGGGTCGAGGAGGACGAACTGCACCATCCGGCGGACGGCACCATGGCGACCCGGCTGCCCTCCACACTCGCGGCGGACGCCGCGGGATTGATGCTGTCGGTGGCTTCGAAGATCATGCCGTGGGCTCCGTTGCCGACGGAGGTCGCGGCGCTGGCGTCACTCGTCGACCTGCACCCGCGGTTGCGTGCCTTGGCGGACCGGAAGCTGCGCGGACGGGAAAGGGCGGATTCGGCCACCTCCATCGGTGCGGCGCTGGTCCACGGACTCGCGGCCCGCAGCGAGGGGACGGTCCTGGACATCATGGTCCGCGGCACCCAATGGCGGGAAGCCAAGGCGCACCAGCGGGCCTGGTGCGAGGCCGAGTCCAGGCTGGTCGGACAGCGCGAGCACGCCGGCGCGGACTCGGTGGTGAGCGAACGACCGCGGCCGCTTCCCGAAAGTGCCGTCGATCGTCACGCCCGCCGGTCCATCACCGCCGGAGCCGCGGCCGCCGCGGCGACCCTGCCGTTCGTCGGGCCGAGGCGCGCCGCCGCGGTCGGGATCTCCGCGTTGCCCAAGGCCCCGTCCAACGGCGCGGCCGCCTTTTCCGCCCAGCTGGGCCAAGTCCTCGCCAGGCGCGGCGCGCTGGTGATGGACCGGTCCGTGCTGCGCGGGCTCGACCTGCTCGACACGATCGTCATCGACACCACGGCGCTCGGTGCGGGGGCGAACGTCCTCAGCGATCTGGTCCCGTTGCCCGGTGGTGACCCCGTGGACCTGACGGCTGCCGCTTTCGCGTTATTCGACCCGGAGAAACCCGAGGTGGTCCGGCGGGACGGCGAGTGGACGCTCGGGCCGGTCGAAGACCTGGACGGTGGCGAAGGATTCCCCGACCGGCAGCGGATGCTGGACCAGGGCGCCCACATGGTGCTGGGGCTGGTCCGTGACGGGAATCCGGCGGGACTGCTCGCCGTCGCGCAGGAGCGCTCACCCGACGTGGACGCGTTGGCTTCCGCGGCCGAGGCCGCCGGGGTGCGGGTGGTCCAGACCGACGGTGAGGTGGTGCTCGACGCCGTCCGCGAACTCCAGGCGGAGGGACGTGTGGTCATGCTGGTCTCCGATGATCGCCGGGCGCTGGGGGCGTCCGACTGCGGAGTCGGCGTGCACGAGGACGGGACCCCGCCGCCGTGGGGCGCGCATGTGCTGATCGGCCGCGACATCGGCACGGCCGTCCTGCTCGCCGAGGCGATCACCGCCGCCAAAGCGGTCGTCCGTGACTCGACGATGTTCGCGACCGCGGCCAGCGGAATCGGTGGTGTGACCGCGCTCAGCGCCCGGCGCAGGCCCGCCGCGAGCGGGCTTCGCGCGGTGAACGCCGGGGCGCTCATGGCTTTCGGTGACGGGATCTGGCGCGCCCGCACTCTCACCGGCGAGCGGAAGGCTCCTTTCTCGGGCCGTGTGGCGCCGCCGTGGCACCTGATGCCGGCGGACCTCGTGCTCGACCGGCTCGGTTCGGGCCCGCGTGGTCTGGACGAGCGCGAGGCCCGGCGGCGGGCGCCCGCCGACCGCCCGGGCGCAGAACGCGGCGCCGGCACGAGCATCGCGAAGGCGTTCATGGCCGAGCTCGCCAACCCGCTGACCCCTGTACTGGCCGGTGGCGCGGCGGTTTCGGCCGCGGTGGGCTCTCCGGTCGACGCCGCGCTGGTCGCCGGGATCGTCGGGGTGTCGGCGCTGATCGGCAGCGCGCAGCAGGTGCACACCGACCGCGCGCTCGCCGGGCTCTTCGAACGGTCCGCGACGGTGACCACCGTCGTGCGTGACGGTGCCGAGCGGCAGATCGTCGCCGACGCGCTGGTGCTGGGTGACGTCGTGTCGCTGCGGTCCGGCGACGTCGTACCCGCGGACTGCCGGGTGCTCGAGGCGACCGGCGCGGAACTCGACGAGTCCTCGCTGACAGGGGAGTCGTTGCCGGTACCGAAGACCCCGGCGCCGGTCGTGGCCGCGGAACTCGCCGAGCGGGCGTCGATGCTGTACGAGGGCACCACGGTCGCCGCGGGCAAGGTGTCCGCCGTCGTCGTGGCGACCGGAGACGAGACCGAGGTCGGACGGGGGATGGCCGCCGCACGAGGTGCCGCCCCAGAGACCGGCGTCGAAGCACGGCTCGCGTCGCTCACCAAACAAGCCTTGCCGGTCGCGGTCGGCTCGGCGGCCGCCGTCGCGGGCGCCGGGCTCATCCGTGGCGTGCCGCTGCGGCAAAGTGTCGGGGCGGCGGTGAACCTCGCGGTCGCTTCGGTGCCGGAAGGCCTGCCGTTCCTGGTGAACGCGGCCCAGCTGGCGGCCGCTCGACGGCTCGCCGAACACGGCGCGCTCGTCCGTAATCCGCGGACCATCGAAGCGCTTGGGCGGGTAGACGTCCTCTGTTTCGACAAGACAGGCACCCTCACCGAAGGCAAGCTGAGCGTCAACCGGATCGACGACGGCAGGGCCACCGCCTCGGTGAGCCGGCTGCGGAAGAGCCACCGGTCGGTGCTGGCCGCCGCCGTCCGCGCGACGCCCCGGGCGGAGAACCCCGAGGAGCTGCCGCATCACACGGATCAAGCCGTGCTCGAAGGCGGCATCACCGCGGGCGTGGACGCCGGCGGCTGGGAGAAGACGGGCGCCGTCCCGTTCGAGTCGTCGCGGGGATTCCACGCGACCAACGGGAAACTCGGCGAACGGCACGTGGTGTGCGTCAAGGGCGCACCGGAGACCGTCCTTCCGCTGTGCACCAGGCACGGCGATCGGCCGATGAGTGCGGGTGTGCGGAGCAGGCTGGAGAAGCGGGTCGGCCGCCTGGCCGCTGCCGGGCACCGCGTCCTCGCCGTCGCCGAGCGCACGGTGTCCACAAAGGACCTTTCCGAGGACGACGTCGCCGATCTCCGGTTGCTCGGCTTCATCGCCTTGGCGGATCCGGTGCGTGACAGTGCCGCACCGGCGGCGGATCGGCTTCGCGAGGCCGGAGTGCGCACGGTGATGATCACCGGCGATCATCCGGCCACCGGCGAGGCCGTCTCAGAGGAGATCACCGGCCGCAACGGCGACACCAAGGTGCTCACCGGCGCGAGGATCGAGGAACTCGCCGACGAAGAGCTCGATCGCGAACTCGCCGACGTCGACGTGATCGCGCGGTGCAGCCCGGCGCAGAAGGTCCGGATCATCCAGGCGTACCAACGCGGTGGCCGGGTCGTCGCGATGACCGGTGACGGCGCGAACGACGCCCCGGCCATCCGGCTCGCCGACGTCGGGATCGCGCTCGGTCAGCGGGGTACGGCCGCGGCGAGGGCGGCCGCGGACCTCGTGGTGACCGACGACCGGCTGGAGACGATCGTCGCCGCGCTGGTGGAAGGCCGGGCGATGTGGGCGTCGGTCCGCGAGGCGCTCGGCATCCTGCTCGGCGGGAACCTGGGGGAGATCGCCTTCACCGTGCTCGGCTCGGCCGTCACCGGGCGTTCGCCGCTCACCGCCCGCCAGTTGCTGCTGATGAACCTCCTCACCGACCTGGCGCCCGCGCTGGCGATCGCGTTGAGCAGGCCGGACGGCGAGTCCGTGCCGGAGTTGCTGCGCGAAGGGCCCAGCGCGTCGCTCGGGAACGCTCTCCGGCGCGACATCACCACGCGGGCGGTGACCACGACACTCGGGGCATCCACCGCGTGGACCCTCGCGCGGCTGACCGGGAGGCGACGGCGGGCGAGCACGATCGCGCTCGTCTCCCTGATCGGTACCCAGCTCGGGCAGACGCTGGCCGTCGGCGGCCGGGACGGCACCGTCCTCGCCGCGGGTCTGGGCTCCGCCGCATTGCTGGCGATCCTGGTCCAGACTCCCGGGGTCAGCCAGTTCTTCGGATGCACGCCACTCGGGCCGGTCGGCTGGGGGATCGCACTCGGCAGCGCTGGTACGGCGACCGTCGGCGGCCTGCTGCTCGGACGCCGCGAGGTCGAGGCTCCGGATCGTGTCCGCTCGCCCGAACTCGCGTGA